The Rickettsiella endosymbiont of Dermanyssus gallinae genomic interval TTTATTAGCCTCTATTTTCCTTCTAATATGAATAGGCGAGCATTGACGGAAAAAGGGTGGATGCTTATATTAGCCTGAATATAAGTAGCTCTATGTTTTATCTTAAAATGGGGCTTATAATTAAGGGTCTATTATGAAAGTTACACATTATTTTTTATTATCATTACTCAGCCTTATGACATTGCCGGGTTGCGCACCCTCTTTGTCACCCAATACTTATAACGCCGCCAATGCAGGACAAATACAGCGTGTGGCTCAAGGTGTTGTCATCAGTAGCCGTATCGTTCGAGTCTCTGATAGTGGAACAGGCGTGGGTGTCGGTACCGTCACAGGCGGTGCCTTAGGTGCCATTGCTGCTTCACAAATAGGTCAAGGAAACGGCAGTTTAGCGGCTGGTATTGGCGGCGCTCTTTTAGGCGGGATAGCCGGCGGCCACGTTCAACAAGGGTTAACCCGCCAAAACGGTATTGAATATGTTATTAGATTACATAACAAATCTTTAATCTCTATTGTACAAGGACAGAGACCCCGCTTTCATCGCGGCCAACGTGTACTCATACAATATGGCGTGGGCGGCCCTTCACGTGTCACAGCTGATTCAGATTATTATGCTAATTAATAGTTGCATTTAATTAAAAAAGGGAGCAAAGCCTCCTTTTTTAGACTCACAGCAATGGGATTTTCGGCAAGGCGCCGCGAGAATGAAGCAACCGGAATGTATACAACATACATGAGGATTGCGAATCGAGCGGGAACGCCGCCGAAAGTTCAAGTGCGAAGAGTATATTAGGAGAACCCGATTAATGCCAACCCCGCTTAACAAACGGAATTTATTTGCTACGTTATTATTAGGGTTTTCATCCGGTTTACCGCTCGCCTTAACCGCAAGCACCTTACAAGCATGGTTTACAGTAACTGGCGCCAGTATTCTGGCCATTGGCAGCCTTGGTTTGATTGGACAACCGTATGTGTATAAATTTCTGTGGGCACCTTTGCTGGATCGCTGGATACCCCCTCTATTAGGACGTAGACGCGGATGGCTGATTATCACGCAATTTACGTTATTACTTGCCATTGCCGCTATGACCTTAGCGGATCCTCAAACCAGTCCCTCATTATTAGTCAGCCTCGCCTTTCTAGTTGCCTTTCTTTCTGCCTCACAAGATATTGCGGTTGACGCCTATAGAACCGATGTACTTAAGCCTTATGAACGTGGCTTAGGGGCCACGCTGACAAGCTGGGGCTATAGAATAGGTATGCTGGTTTCCAGTGCATTGGCATTGGTATTAGCGGATAAATTTGGGTGGCGCCCCATGTATTTAATCATGGCCGGCCTTATGACCATTGGTCTTTTTGCCAGCTGGTTTGGTGAAAACCCTACCGATCAGCAACAAAACACGCCTCCTTCTAGTTTACATGCGGCTGTGGTTGAACCTTTTAAAGAATTTCTAAGTAGAAAATCGGCTTGGCTCGTTTTGCTATTCATTGTGCTTTATAAATTAGGCGATGCGCTCAGCGTATCATTAACAACGCCTTTTTTAATTCGTGGCTTGGGTTTTTCATTAACCACTGTTGCCTTTGTTAATAAAGGAATTGGCTTCGTTGCCACCATGCTAGGACTTTTAGCGGGTGGACTATTAATGACACGTATACGCCTATTTACGGCGTTATTTTATTTTGGCATTTTACAGGCTGGCGCTATTTTAGCGTTATTACAACTCGCTTTAGTCGGTCATCATTATGGCTTTTTGGTGTTTGCTATTTTTACCGATAACTTCTGCAATGCCATGGCGGGTATCGCTTTCCTCGCTTTTATTATGAGCTTATGTGACCATCGTTATACGGCCACACAGTTTGCATTATTTTCAGCTTTAGCAAGCGTTGGACGTGTTTTTATTGGCCCTGTTGCGGGCTTGATTGTGACCTACTTTAGCTGGCCGGTATTTTTTATCTTATCGTTAGCCGCCTGTTTACCCGGATTAGGTCTACTCTGGTACTTGCGCAATAGCGTTAGCAATAATCATGCTACATCGGCAGAAAACGCATCTTAAAATACTATGATAGCCTCTATCTCTACACGAGCCCCTTTGGGTAACGCTGAAACTTCAATCGTACTTCTTGCTGGATAAGGTGCTGTGAAGTGTTCCGCCATGATGCTATTAACAACAGGAAAATCCGTTAAATCGCTTAGAAAAATAGTTAGCTTTACACATTGATTTAGCTGTCCGCCCGCCGCTAAAGCAACCGCCGCTAAATTCTTAAATACCTGCCTGGTTTGTACCTCAATGCCGCCTTCAAGGAAATTACCTGTTGCGTCTAATGCGATTTGACCGGACAAATAAACGGTATCACCAACTCGAACCGCTTGGGAATATGCACCGATGGGCTGAGGGGCCTCGTTCGTCTGTATAATTTGCTTATTATTCATGACAATACCTTCAAATTTCTATAATACCTACTCGTCATTGCGAGCGCGAAGCGCGTGGCAATCCAGTAAAACAATGATAACAGAAGACCCCCACCTTCGCTTTAGCCACTAATTAAGGCACTGTGCCTAAAGAAATGACTTGAATTCCAACCCTTTGCTCCCCATATAAAGGATGTTGGGGGGCAGTTGTGCTCTTTACCAAACATCATTATGATTAGCCTCTTATTTAATATGGGTTAGTTGTATATCCTCCGTTGTGATAGTAATAATTCTTAAGGAGAATCTGAATGAGTGAAGTATTAGAAAAACCATTAGTCGAAATGATTACACCGTTACAAGATCGTCTTATCGTTAAACGAGCTGTTGAAGAGGAAAAGTCCAAAGGCGGAATCGTTATTCCCGATACAGCCAAAGAAAAACCTGTTAGAGGCATCGTTGTTGCTGTAGGTCCAGGTAAACGTCTTGAATCAGGCGAAATTCAGCCTTTATCCGTTAAACTCGGAGATGAAATTCTATTTGGCAAGTATGCAGGTACCGAAGTCAAACTTGAAAATCAAGACTACATTGTGATGCGTGAAGATGACGTCATGGCAATCATGAAGAAATAATCAATTTTAATTTTCAGAGGAACTAATAAATGGCTGCAAAAGTTTTACAATTTGGTGTAGAAGCACGTGCTTCTATTCTACGTGGTGTCGACATATTATCTGAAGCGGTTAAAGTAACCTTGGGTCCTAAAGGTCGCAACGTTATTTTAGACAAAAGCTTTGGTGCACCTACCATTACAAAAGACGGTGTTTCAGTCGCAAAAGAAATCGAACTGAAAGACAAATTTGAAAACATGGGCGCGCAAATGGTTAAAGAAGTTGCTTCCCATACGTCTGATGAAGCCGGTGATGGCACAACGACAGCAACTGTTTTAGCACAAGCTATTTTACGCGAAGGTATGAAAGCGGTTGCCGCTGGCATGAACCCTATGGATCTGAAACGAGGTATTGATACCGCTGTTACTACGGTTGTTGCTGAACTTAAAAAACTCTCTACACCTTGTCACGAAATCAAATCCATTACCCAAGTCGGTGCCGTATCAGCCAATAACGATATCGCTATCGGTTCTATCATTGCAAAAGCAATGGAAAAAGTAGGTAAAGAAGGCGTTATCACCGTAGAAGATGGCTCCGGTTTAGAAAATGAACTGGATACGGTTGAAGGTATGCAATTCGATCGTGGTTACTTATCTCCGTACTTCATTAACAACCAACAAAGCATGGGTTGTGAATTAGAAAATCCTTACATCTTATTAGTTGATAAGAAGATTTCTAACATCCGTGAAATGTTAGGTATTCTTGAAGGTGTTGCAAAAGCAGGTCGTTCCTTATTAATTATTGCTGAAGATGTAGAAGGCGAAGCCTTAGCGACTTTAGTGGTAAATACCATTCGCGGTATTGTTAAGGTTTGTGCTGTTAAAGCACCTGGTTTCGGTGACCGTCGTAAAGAAATGCTACAAGATATTGCTATCCTCAGCAAAGCAAACGTTATTGCTGAAGAAGTAGGATTAAATCTTGAAAAAGCTTCTTTAGAAGACTTAGGTTCTGCAAAACGCGTTGTCATCACCAAAGACAATACTACTATCATTGATGGTCAAGGTGAAAAAGACAAAATTGAAGGTCGTATTGCCGAAATCAAAACACAAATCGAAAAAACCAGTTCTGATTA includes:
- the groES gene encoding co-chaperone GroES; translation: MSEVLEKPLVEMITPLQDRLIVKRAVEEEKSKGGIVIPDTAKEKPVRGIVVAVGPGKRLESGEIQPLSVKLGDEILFGKYAGTEVKLENQDYIVMREDDVMAIMKK
- a CDS encoding AmpG family muropeptide MFS transporter — encoded protein: MPTPLNKRNLFATLLLGFSSGLPLALTASTLQAWFTVTGASILAIGSLGLIGQPYVYKFLWAPLLDRWIPPLLGRRRGWLIITQFTLLLAIAAMTLADPQTSPSLLVSLAFLVAFLSASQDIAVDAYRTDVLKPYERGLGATLTSWGYRIGMLVSSALALVLADKFGWRPMYLIMAGLMTIGLFASWFGENPTDQQQNTPPSSLHAAVVEPFKEFLSRKSAWLVLLFIVLYKLGDALSVSLTTPFLIRGLGFSLTTVAFVNKGIGFVATMLGLLAGGLLMTRIRLFTALFYFGILQAGAILALLQLALVGHHYGFLVFAIFTDNFCNAMAGIAFLAFIMSLCDHRYTATQFALFSALASVGRVFIGPVAGLIVTYFSWPVFFILSLAACLPGLGLLWYLRNSVSNNHATSAENAS
- the groL gene encoding chaperonin GroEL (60 kDa chaperone family; promotes refolding of misfolded polypeptides especially under stressful conditions; forms two stacked rings of heptamers to form a barrel-shaped 14mer; ends can be capped by GroES; misfolded proteins enter the barrel where they are refolded when GroES binds), which produces MAAKVLQFGVEARASILRGVDILSEAVKVTLGPKGRNVILDKSFGAPTITKDGVSVAKEIELKDKFENMGAQMVKEVASHTSDEAGDGTTTATVLAQAILREGMKAVAAGMNPMDLKRGIDTAVTTVVAELKKLSTPCHEIKSITQVGAVSANNDIAIGSIIAKAMEKVGKEGVITVEDGSGLENELDTVEGMQFDRGYLSPYFINNQQSMGCELENPYILLVDKKISNIREMLGILEGVAKAGRSLLIIAEDVEGEALATLVVNTIRGIVKVCAVKAPGFGDRRKEMLQDIAILSKANVIAEEVGLNLEKASLEDLGSAKRVVITKDNTTIIDGQGEKDKIEGRIAEIKTQIEKTSSDYDREKLQERLAKLSGGVAVIKVGAATETEMKEKKARVEDALHATRAAVEEGVVPGGGVALIRTLSTLVNLKGSNTDQDMGIRIVRNALEAPLRQIVTNAGSEPAVIVDKISSGKGNFGYNAATGEYGDMIEMGILDPTKVTRTALQNAASIASLMITTECMVAELPKKEEGSGMPADGMGGMGGMGGMGGMM
- a CDS encoding glycine zipper 2TM domain-containing protein, whose amino-acid sequence is MKVTHYFLLSLLSLMTLPGCAPSLSPNTYNAANAGQIQRVAQGVVISSRIVRVSDSGTGVGVGTVTGGALGAIAASQIGQGNGSLAAGIGGALLGGIAGGHVQQGLTRQNGIEYVIRLHNKSLISIVQGQRPRFHRGQRVLIQYGVGGPSRVTADSDYYAN
- a CDS encoding Rid family detoxifying hydrolase, with protein sequence MNNKQIIQTNEAPQPIGAYSQAVRVGDTVYLSGQIALDATGNFLEGGIEVQTRQVFKNLAAVALAAGGQLNQCVKLTIFLSDLTDFPVVNSIMAEHFTAPYPARSTIEVSALPKGARVEIEAIIVF